The genomic region cccccaccttgGATCCTTTGGCCCCCTCAGCGGATCTCGCCCTggcccctgctccccgccccgGCCCCTCACCGGCATAGAAGGCCGAGACGGCCACGGGCCCGCCGATCGCCTGGTCGCACAGCACCTTGGCCAGCACGGTGCGCGGCGCACGGCCGGGCAGCGCGCGCTCCAGCAGACGCAGCCACACGTAGTTGAAGTTGGCGTGGAAGGTCACGGCCACGGTGGCCACGCGCCGCGTCTGCTGCCAGTCGGCCGGACCGCCCCGCAGCCGCTGCTGCAGCGCGTCGCCGGCGGAGAAGAGCGCCGCGTAGAGCAGCACGTTCGTGGGCCACGGGTAGCGCCGGGCCGCGCGCAGAAGCGCCGGCCACCAGCCCGCCATGCCCGCGCGGGGGGCGCCCGCCAGCGACCGCGGCGCCCGCTCCCCGGGCCACGCCCGCCCGCCGGCCCTGCCCTCCGCGCCGCCTCCGCCACCTGCACCTGTCTTCCCAGATGCTCGGGAGCCATTGGGCGCCCCGCGCACACCCAGTCCGCGCCGTCCAATCCCCTGGCCACTAGCCATTGTGGGGCTGAGCCTTTGAAATGTGGCCGGTCCACGGAATGCATGATCCATTTCCATGAAAAGTCCAGAATAGGCTAATGCATAGCgacagaaagtagactggtggttgtcagagacTGGGCGTTGggcggtggggggaagggatGCGAAGTGACTGGGCGTGCGGTTCTTTGGGGGGTG from Halichoerus grypus chromosome 6, mHalGry1.hap1.1, whole genome shotgun sequence harbors:
- the MPV17L gene encoding mpv17-like protein isoform X3, yielding MEMDHAFRGPATFQRLSPTMASGQGIGRRGLGVRGAPNGSRASGKTGAGGGGGAEGRAGGRAWPGERAPRSLAGAPRAGMAGWWPALLRAARRYPWPTNVLLYAALFSAGDALQQRLRGGPADWQQTRRVATVAVTFHANFNYVWLRLLERALPGRAPRTVLAKVLCDQAIGGPVAVSAFYAERSDVLASCAADQLRPGSCSLEDSLHWTLCFSVGHLPLLFTTEWRWHVPVGFRLPSRKGGQCA
- the MPV17L gene encoding mpv17-like protein isoform X2, whose protein sequence is MEMDHAFRGPATFQRLSPTMASGQGIGRRGLGVRGAPNGSRASGKTGAGGGGGAEGRAGGRAWPGERAPRSLAGAPRAGMAGWWPALLRAARRYPWPTNVLLYAALFSAGDALQQRLRGGPADWQQTRRVATVAVTFHANFNYVWLRLLERALPGRAPRTVLAKVLCDQAIGGPVAVSAFYAGMSILQEKDDIFLDLKQKFWNTYKLTNFGLVPVHWRTAYTGLCAFLWATFLCFSQQSGDGTFQSAFAFLHVKEASVLERPPEK
- the MPV17L gene encoding mpv17-like protein isoform X1, with the translated sequence MEMDHAFRGPATFQRLSPTMASGQGIGRRGLGVRGAPNGSRASGKTGAGGGGGAEGRAGGRAWPGERAPRSLAGAPRAGMAGWWPALLRAARRYPWPTNVLLYAALFSAGDALQQRLRGGPADWQQTRRVATVAVTFHANFNYVWLRLLERALPGRAPRTVLAKVLCDQAIGGPVAVSAFYAGMSILQEKDDIFLDLKQKFWNTYKSGLMYWPLAQLTNFGLVPVHWRTAYTGLCAFLWATFLCFSQQSGDGTFQSAFAFLHVKEASVLERPPEK